The following proteins are co-located in the Desulfatitalea tepidiphila genome:
- a CDS encoding phage tail tube protein produces the protein MAQQRGATVKIVVGFEETFATPPTEGFILPINSTTLKPAQAINAAATLTGTRNPVQPFRGNKDVGGQIVIPVDTRAMWYWLRAMFGLPVTTGSAAPYLHTFTVPELQPSLTIEEQMGSLAAPRYIRYKGCKISTAAITVGGDGELIMTLTVVGADFEIAASSFAASPTPIGLSRVHNFQAAVTEGGATLSNSPQIELNIDMGLDADTFVIGGGGVRGDINEGILSVGGSVTTLFKDDTLLVKAIDSAESALKITVTGNASSIFELEMPEINYAVNGPEVPGPQGLRVTLDFQAYHDDGAAGSAIVARLTNADAHA, from the coding sequence ATGGCACAACAACGCGGCGCAACCGTCAAGATCGTGGTCGGCTTCGAGGAGACCTTCGCCACGCCCCCCACAGAGGGCTTCATCCTGCCGATCAACAGCACCACCTTAAAGCCCGCCCAGGCCATCAACGCGGCCGCCACCCTCACCGGCACCCGCAACCCGGTCCAGCCCTTCCGGGGCAACAAGGACGTGGGCGGCCAGATCGTTATCCCGGTCGACACCCGCGCCATGTGGTACTGGCTGCGGGCCATGTTCGGCCTGCCCGTCACCACCGGCAGTGCCGCCCCGTATCTTCACACCTTCACCGTCCCGGAGCTCCAGCCGTCGCTCACCATCGAAGAGCAGATGGGCAGCCTCGCCGCCCCGCGCTACATCCGCTACAAGGGGTGCAAGATCTCGACCGCCGCCATCACCGTGGGCGGAGACGGTGAGCTGATCATGACCCTGACCGTGGTGGGCGCGGATTTTGAGATCGCCGCCAGCTCCTTTGCGGCCTCGCCCACGCCCATTGGCCTCTCCCGGGTCCACAACTTCCAGGCCGCGGTCACCGAAGGGGGTGCAACGCTTTCCAACTCCCCCCAGATCGAGCTCAACATCGACATGGGCCTGGATGCCGACACCTTTGTCATCGGCGGGGGCGGCGTGCGCGGCGACATCAACGAAGGCATTCTTTCCGTCGGCGGATCGGTCACCACGCTCTTTAAAGACGACACCCTGCTGGTCAAGGCCATTGACAGCGCCGAGAGCGCCTTGAAAATCACCGTCACCGGCAATGCCAGCAGCATCTTCGAGCTGGAGATGCCCGAGATCAACTATGCCGTCAACGGCCCCGAGGTGCCCGGCCCCCAGGGCCTGCGCGTGACCCTCGATTTTCAGGCCTACCACGACGACGGCGCGGCCGGCTCGGCCATCGTGGCCCGGCTGACCAACGCCGACGCCCACGCCTAA